Genomic segment of Methanobacterium spitsbergense:
TTATTTTAGGCGATTTTTAATATCTTCAACCATCTCACATGCCTTACATATATTTAGGGAGGACGCTTCACCACATTGTTTGCATTGTCCAACGATTATTTCCTTTTTTTGGAAGTTAAAGGTTTTAGAAAAGGACTTAAGTATGGATATTTTGGTTCCCTGTCTTTCACTTTCTAACTGGTTTAGATAATTCTTTACTTTTGCTCTGAGAGAAGTATTAGAATAGGGACACTCTGCAAAGTGAACATCTATTCCATTCATCACCGCCCATATCCCAACATCCTTCTCAGGAATTTTCCATAGCGGTTTTATTCTAGGTACGAGTTTTGGATGTATCCTATCCAGTTTAGGGCCAAATTTGGAGAATCTCCTGAAATCGGCCTTTGAAAAACTCATTAAGAAAGATTGAATCTCATCATCAAGATTGTGTCCTGTTGCAAGCTTATCCGCCCCTAATTCATTTGAAATTTTATTTAAAAGATACCGACGGAACACTCCACAAGGTATGCATGCACTTTGATACAGATCCGCTATTTCATCCAATGTATATCCAAATTCTTTCTTGAATGATCCTTCTACCAGTTCAACATCGAGTTTTGAAGCGATAATCCTAGCAACATTTATTCCTTCACCCCGATATCCTGAAATTCCTTCATCAACAGAAACTGCTACCAGTTCAAAGTCTAATTCATCAACTAAATCTGCAAGAAGATATAATGTTAAAACACTATCCTTCCCTCCAGAAAGTCCAACTGCAACCTTATCTTTTGGTTTGATTAAATTATAATCTATTATAACTTCCCTAGCTTGATTCACTATATACTGATTGAACTCCAATGGATCAAGTGATTTCATAAAAAATATATTGAAACAGGAACATAAATAAGAGTATGATAACTGCTGAACTTACAATTATTCCAATTGGAACCCATGGAACCAGTCTGAGTGAATATATTGCTGCTGCTGTTAAGGCTCTAGATAGTAATGACATAAAATATGAATTAACAGGTATGGGAACTTTAATTGAGTCAGACAATTTGGATAAAATATTCGTTGCCATAAATGCAGCTCATGAAGCAGTATTTGATGTCGGCGCAGAGAGGGTTGCAACAAGCATAAAAATAGATGAACGACGAGATGTAAATAAGACAATTAAAGATAAAATTACATCAGTAACTCAAAAACTCAGTTAAAACAATT
This window contains:
- a CDS encoding TIGR00269 family protein, which encodes MKSLDPLEFNQYIVNQAREVIIDYNLIKPKDKVAVGLSGGKDSVLTLYLLADLVDELDFELVAVSVDEGISGYRGEGINVARIIASKLDVELVEGSFKKEFGYTLDEIADLYQSACIPCGVFRRYLLNKISNELGADKLATGHNLDDEIQSFLMSFSKADFRRFSKFGPKLDRIHPKLVPRIKPLWKIPEKDVGIWAVMNGIDVHFAECPYSNTSLRAKVKNYLNQLESERQGTKISILKSFSKTFNFQKKEIIVGQCKQCGEASSLNICKACEMVEDIKNRLK
- a CDS encoding MTH1187 family thiamine-binding protein: MITAELTIIPIGTHGTSLSEYIAAAVKALDSNDIKYELTGMGTLIESDNLDKIFVAINAAHEAVFDVGAERVATSIKIDERRDVNKTIKDKITSVTQKLS